The DNA sequence AGAAGATGTGATGAACTTATCTAAAAGGCTGGTTATACCTCCTCAGGCTACTCACTCATCTCCTCTATTATCTAGTCACAGAACTTGGGAAACttacttttttgcactacaactcctagTGACCATGATGGATGGGtgaactagaaaagaaaatgtcaaGCTTGTTCTTAGATATGTTCACCATTCCAAGCTGATTGTTGAATAAAATGACTAGAATCCTAGATCACATTCATAACTATGTATACATTCATAACTATGTGCAAGTACTGATGAATGATCTAAGGTTGATACCTctggaagggagaaaaggagCCAATTTGAGCCATGCACATTGGTGGTATGGGTGAATGATGCATCTCCTGAGGCTCTGAGTGGTGGTGACATTTACAATAATTGCAATAGTGCCATGATGGTGAATATATACATACTTGGATATCGAGCAGTTACAAATCGATAACTCTACGTTAAGAATCTGTAGTTGCAAtgtaggatgccagccaatacataggaacaacaacaacatcatgttTGAGCATTATTTAATGAAGGACAAAAAGAAACCAACAAAATGCTTCCACTGGTGTCTTTTATTAAGTAATGCAAAATACAGTACTAGTTAtgacactccatgcatttgagacAATATAAATGCAAGCCTAGAGAAAAATAAGTGACAAAGAAACCCTCAATTAATTTTGAGGTAGTGTACAGGATGGGGAAGTTGAAACACAATGGGACAGACAAACCAAAATATCCATATCACTTTGTGCATTTGCCCCCGCAAATGTTGTTTTTACTTTGAAATGcatttgtactgtattaaagATATTAGTGGgccattttatttccttttcattcAAAAAATAGACTTCTTTATAACGTCACCTTTCTTGGACATCTTGCACTGCACACAACTCACATTTTGAGACTCTTTTAGGGATTTTAATTGTCCTTGTGATGAGGGaatattttcctttcatttcctctctcttgctctttcttttAAACTCTTTTCCTCCCAAGAGTTTAGGCACATGTGGCCTcatgcacaataataataataataataataagaagaaactTACTTGAGGGGGACAAAAAGTGTCACTCAAAGCGCTTGAGAGTACTAAGGACAGTCTAATAAATACCATTTTGTTTATAAAAATATCTCAGGTTATAAAAGTGGGCAAAGGGTTGGTATCCAAGATGGAAAAGTCATAGTGTGAAAAGTGCCatgtaatgtttttgttttgtttcatcagATTTGGGTTTATATTTCTCCCTTTAAAACAGTACCATTGTGAATATGAATATATATCTTATAACCATTCTTCCCCGCCCCCCAGAAGCCTACTGTATGCTAGAAGTAACAAAGGTCATCACTGTTGTTTTGTCTCCTTATTGCAACTTTGGAAGATGTTTAATTGAGGAGAGTTCCATACAATTGTGCTTTTGTGAGGCTGTCCTTCCGACTCAAGCCTGTGCTCCCAGTCCGCTGAAATTGTTGCTGTTTGCTGTGAAGGCTTGAATGGCTTCCTTGTTCAATGGAAGACTGATGGATCTCTGAAGCCTCCATAGAACTATGGTTGAGGGAGTCGGCTGAACTGTTTGGACTCACATCCACATATTCTCTTTTCAACACTGGACTGCCATCAATGCTTTTGCTACTGCACACCTGGACTGtgattctttcattctttttgtcTCTCAGTTCTTTTGTTTTGTATGAAGTCATCTTGTCCTGTTTACAGCTAGCACTAATGTCAATATTCAGACCACTGTCTGTTGTCAGGAAACAAGAATCCACAAGTCTGCTTTGACAGAGATCATCTCCCTCTGAGAAACTATCACCTTTGTAACTAGCATAAATAGGACTTGACCGACTGTCCACTTTCTTTATGGGACTTCTATAATACTGCTCTGAAAAGCTGCAGGGTGAAAGCCTGCCACTGTTCCTATAAGAATATGCACCAATATCCTCAACGCTCAGCTGCCTCCACCGTCCCGGGAGGTCCTCTTCTGACAGGTTGGCATTCCTGCACTCACTGCGCATTTTCTGTGAAGCTAAAGCTTGCTGAGTGGTTATGGCCGAGAAATGATAAGGCTCGCTTGCATAAGGTGACATAGTCCTAGTGAAGGTGGGGGAATTCTCATCGTCGGCCATCTCCATGTGCTGAATGGATTTAGACTTGGCAAACCTTGGGCTTCCCTGGTGGTCATAACCTGAAGATGGCTTTCGTTCAAACATCTCGTCCCGGCTGCTCAGATAGATTGCTTGCTGGGAGGCTGTTAGCGTACTAGCCTGAGCATTCTCCTTCTCTTCAGATGTTACACTGAAGCTGGAGTAGGAGCTTGAAGTAGGCAGAGAGGTAACATATTCTGGAAAAGCTTCATGGGAGAAGCTGGAGTGGAAGCCATCTTCTTCCACTGTGCTGTCAGTGGAATTTTGGGACCTCAAGAACCCAACGTCTTTCACTTGCATGTCAACGCTctgtctcctttcccttctcctttcctctgggCAGTAAAGAGCTGTGTCACTACAATAGATGTCAGACTTGTACTGAGGTCTTTGGCCAAGTTTCCCAGCAGGGTCCTGGAAGGCAAGATCTCTGGTTGATGAGCCTGACAAGTGTGAAGAAAGACTATTTGGGTCAGGCTTTTCCAGGACTTTAGCAATGACGCAAGTTGGTATGTTGTCAGCAAATGATGTATGACACAGAGGTACTGAGAGGCTGCATCCATGCTTTTCTAGGTGGATGCTGACACGTTCCTGAAATTCGGATGGCAACTGTAGCaaataggaggaggaaaaagaaagataggTGAAAGGGTTATCAAGCAAAACATGAGACATAAATTGTAGCCGAAGCTTGGGAAGTTACTCTTTTGATTTAGAACTCTCTGAACCATCCCCCCCCTTTCAGTATGGTCACTAACCATGTTCAAAAGAGTAACTCCTACAAGCTGCAGCTGGGTGAATTAGACACCCCATCTACTGAACGCCCCCACATACATTAAAGCTGAGTTTAAGTTGGTGGTGGAGGGAGATTCAATACAGATAAAGATACAGGCTAGACCTCAAAGGGATTGAGAAATAAGGAAAAAAgtttgctgctctgccttgctTTTGTGTTCCAAAAGCAGCAAGGGGTGTTGCCTTTACCTGTAATTTGCAGCTTTCGGctggtcacacactctcaaccccagaaagccccatgatagggtagctttagggttgccatgagtcagaaacaacatgaaggcacacaagaataataaaggtatcactacaATGTGTTGctatattttgctgtatggccaacatggctacccatggatggatgtgtgtgtgtgtgtgtgtgtgtgcgcacacacacacacacacacacacacacacaatttccactATCGCCTCACTAGCAAGGCCTAACTAGTTGGGGTATTTTTAGTAGATGTAgttaaaaaagaaactttcccaagtttTGTTCAGATGACATCATCAGCACTGGTTGAGAACAAGTGCAGAAATGCCTCTTCTCAGGAACCTTTTTGGAAGCCCCTGCCCCTGCATCCTATCTGCCCCTCAGAGCAGATTTAGAAAGTAAAAGGTACTGGGACTCAGGCTTGCTTGACTTAGAGCTCTGCACTTCTCATGAAGGAACAAGTTAACTCAGGGATGAAAATCACATTCAAATGGAAAAGTGATATGGGAATGAAAGAATCAGGCTGTATCTTTCAGATTGGTTTATTTTACTATGAACTTTCACAGATATCAACCCAATTCTTCagacaaataacaaaaactcATTCTAAAAAtatcaattagtctcaaagatgctgcttGATTCCTTCATCCTATCTGTTTCCATTTTACTttgaaacagactaacatagcaATCCCTTTGAAAAGTGCACTCCAAATATGCTGAGGGACAGCCCAaatttattattgcttttctAAGGTTGAAAGGTAACCTGAAAAACCAAATTCCATAGCTGAGCCCAATGGTATAGCATACTcctcaactgtcccaatttggcagggacagttccaattaatcctctatcattccactttttcagctgcttttaaaatgtgccagttcctttctcctcttcccactttcctcctttactctcaggctgcattcgcacttcagaaataattctgtttgataccactttatctgtaATTGCTCAACAATATGGAAtgccgggaattgtagtttgttgtggcaccagagctacttaacagagaaggataaatgttcacaaaactacagtttccaaactgtcctggctcaaatgccattgaaccatggcagataaagtgtgTCAAATTccttatgttgggagaaaggcaggatgtaagaaaataacaacaacaacaa is a window from the Sceloporus undulatus isolate JIND9_A2432 ecotype Alabama chromosome 1, SceUnd_v1.1, whole genome shotgun sequence genome containing:
- the BEGAIN gene encoding brain-enriched guanylate kinase-associated protein isoform X2, which gives rise to MRKPRGGVWLSLLPPAAPRAAAAAAPGSGRGGGSRAPQPRVKRGFLLAMSVGCKEEGQRKKKASAAEMEKISTLQEQKGELRKRLSYTTHKLEMLETEFDSTRQYLEVELRRAQEELEKVTEKLRRIQNNYLALQRINQDLEDKLYRMGQHYEEEKRALSHEIIALNNHLIEAKVTIDKLSEDNELYRKDCNLAAHLLQCSKNYDRAHKLSELPSEFQERVSIHLEKHGCSLSVPLCHTSFADNIPTCVIAKVLEKPDPNSLSSHLSGSSTRDLAFQDPAGKLGQRPQYKSDIYCSDTALYCPEERRRERRQSVDMQVKDVGFLRSQNSTDSTVEEDGFHSSFSHEAFPEYVTSLPTSSSYSSFSVTSEEKENAQASTLTASQQAIYLSSRDEMFERKPSSGYDHQGSPRFAKSKSIQHMEMADDENSPTFTRTMSPYASEPYHFSAITTQQALASQKMRSECRNANLSEEDLPGRWRQLSVEDIGAYSYRNSGRLSPCSFSEQYYRSPIKKVDSRSSPIYASYKGDSFSEGDDLCQSRLVDSCFLTTDSGLNIDISASCKQDKMTSYKTKELRDKKNERITVQVCSSKSIDGSPVLKREYVDVSPNSSADSLNHSSMEASEIHQSSIEQGSHSSLHSKQQQFQRTGSTGLSRKDSLTKAQLYGTLLN
- the BEGAIN gene encoding brain-enriched guanylate kinase-associated protein isoform X1, yielding MRKPRGGVWLSLLPPAAPRAAAAAAPGSGRGGGSRAPQPRVKRGFLLAMSVGCKEEGQRKKKASAAEMEKIRVRNSWVPACLWQPRILQGRLTKSSPTLWDSTLQEQKGELRKRLSYTTHKLEMLETEFDSTRQYLEVELRRAQEELEKVTEKLRRIQNNYLALQRINQDLEDKLYRMGQHYEEEKRALSHEIIALNNHLIEAKVTIDKLSEDNELYRKDCNLAAHLLQCSKNYDRAHKLSELPSEFQERVSIHLEKHGCSLSVPLCHTSFADNIPTCVIAKVLEKPDPNSLSSHLSGSSTRDLAFQDPAGKLGQRPQYKSDIYCSDTALYCPEERRRERRQSVDMQVKDVGFLRSQNSTDSTVEEDGFHSSFSHEAFPEYVTSLPTSSSYSSFSVTSEEKENAQASTLTASQQAIYLSSRDEMFERKPSSGYDHQGSPRFAKSKSIQHMEMADDENSPTFTRTMSPYASEPYHFSAITTQQALASQKMRSECRNANLSEEDLPGRWRQLSVEDIGAYSYRNSGRLSPCSFSEQYYRSPIKKVDSRSSPIYASYKGDSFSEGDDLCQSRLVDSCFLTTDSGLNIDISASCKQDKMTSYKTKELRDKKNERITVQVCSSKSIDGSPVLKREYVDVSPNSSADSLNHSSMEASEIHQSSIEQGSHSSLHSKQQQFQRTGSTGLSRKDSLTKAQLYGTLLN